A window of Hevea brasiliensis isolate MT/VB/25A 57/8 chromosome 14, ASM3005281v1, whole genome shotgun sequence contains these coding sequences:
- the LOC110661357 gene encoding disease resistance protein TAO1-like — protein sequence MASTSSAPPNQWKTWDVFISFRGDDTRYNILSHLSKALKDKQIKAFTDEELRKGEEISSELLKIIRESSISIVIFSENYADSPWCLDELVEILKCKEESGQIVLPVFYKVDPTEVQKLTGNFRKAFAIAVLEEVLDKDSLQKVGNWKRALMEVSNLSGWDSQKIKSEAELVYGIVNDVLIKFSDMSKSDDSCDRNLIGIKLRVEEVEQLLNEKQIVGIWGMGGIGKTTIAQEVFHRNKNKFDGHYFVENVRETMTKQSSNSVRVKIIQQLLRDKHVDSLNDSTRRRLKSKKVLIVFDDVEDRNHLKDLAGECDLYGEGSRIIITSRDSYVLNSDFSEKVVYEVEKLIDSQSMELFSLHAFKPNLPNEKYLELSKKVTIYARGNPLALKVLGSHLFRRTIKEWESELEKLEGKSLKKIQDVLKTSYDGLEKSEQEIFLDIACFFKGKDKDEVERILKACGFYPESGIPRLIEKSLITISNGAVDMHDLLEQMGKDIVNEECKQLGRRSRLWNYEDINHVLITETETGTENVEAISFRPGERVILKLLKLSATAFAKMCNLRFIEVCTKWNKVLLPKNFEFFAQAVRYLHWDYYPLESLPLNFWPNNLVELHMPYSKLIQLRNGGDKCTALESLPSSIGNLKRLEELDLVECSRLVTIPSSIGELKCLEELHLAECSRLVTIPSSIGELKCLEKLFLRNCSNLASLPESIKQLSKLKLLNLESCERLKSLPGLPSCLKLLKAIDCHSLESASISFNFLEHEDENEEADKSEYENEEAHKSESEDCKFLDFSNCVKLNKKVMEDVFEAHLLGQKVTLLMAGGEVPERMRYKNKGSSLSFKLDLRHLIAFSFCVVLRPRSRLIDFAEFEVDFICESGNRRERNAFNLFSDEDIANWNGVWGPSYI from the exons ATGGCTTCTACTTCTTCCGCTCCTCCCAATCAGTGGAAGACATGGGATGTTTTTATTAGTTTTAGAGGCGATGATACACGTTATAATATTCTCTCCCATCTCTCTAAAGCCTTGAAGGACAAACAAATCAAGGCCTTTACGGATGAAGAGCTTCGTAAAGGAGAAGAGATCTCATCAGAGCTCTTGAAAATAATCCGAGAATCAAGTATCTCAATAGTCATTTTCTCTGAAAATTATGCAGATTCTCCATGGTGTTTGGATGAGCTCGTTGAGATACTTAAATGCAAGGAAGAATCAGGACAGATAGTTCTACCAGTTTTTTACAAAGTAGATCCGACTGAGGTTCAAAAGCTGACAGGGAATTTTAGGAAGGCATTTGCTATTGCTGTGCTTGAAGAAGTACTGGATAAAGACAGTCTTCAAAAGGTGGGCAACTGGAAGCGTGCTTTGATGGAAGTAAGCAACTTATCAGGATGGGATTCACAGAAAATCAA GTCTGAGGCCGAATTAGTTTATGGAATTGTCAATGATGTTTTGATCAAATTTAGCGATATGTCTAAAAGTGATGATTCTTGTGATCGCAACTTGATTGGAATTAAACTGCGTGTGGAAGAAGTGGAACAGTTGTTAAATGAGAAGCAGATTGTAGGAATTTGGGGGATGGGAGGCATTGGTAAAACAACTATTGCACAAGAAGTATTTCATCGAAACAAGAATAAATTTGATGGTCATTATTTCGTTGAAAATGTTAGGGAAACAATGACAAAGCAATCATCAAATTCAGTGCGAGTCAAAATCATTCAACAATTATTAAGGGACAAACATGTAGACAGTTTGAATGATTCTACAAGGAGAAGGCTTAAGAGTAAGAAGGTATTGATTGTTTTTGATGATGTAGAGGATCGAAACCATTTAAAAGATTTAGCAGGAGAGTGTGATTTGTATGGTGAGGGAAGTAGAATCATCATAACTAGTAGAGATTCATATGTACTTAATTCTGATTTTTCAGAGAAAGTCGTATATGAGGTTGAGAAGTTAATTGATTCTCAAAGTATGGAACTCTTTAGCTTGCATGCCTTCAAACCAAATCTTCCTAACGAAAAATATTTGGAGCTATCAAAGAAGGTGACAATCTATGCTAGAGGCAATCCACTAGCTCTTAAAGTTTTGGGATCTCATTTATTTCGCAGGACGATAAAAGAATGGGAAAGTGAATTGGAAAAATTGGAAGGCAAATCTCTTAAGAAAATTCAAGATGTTTTGAAAACAAGTTATGATGGGCTAGAAAAGAGTGAACAGGAAATATTTCTTGATATTGCATGTTTCTTCAAAGGGAAAGATAAAGATGAGGTTGAGAGAATATTAAAAGCATGTggtttctatccagaaagtgGAATACCTCGTCTAATTGAGAAATCTCTTATAACTATTTCAAACGGTGCGGTAGATATGCATGACTTGTTAGAGCAAATGGGCAAGGATATTGTTAATGAGGAATGCAAACAGCTTGGAAGGCGCAGCAGGTTGTGGAATTATGAAGATATTAATCATGTATTGATAACAGAAACAGAAACG GGAACCGAAAATGTTGAGGCCATATCGTTTCGTCCAGGTGAGAGAGTTATTTTGAAGCTTTTGAAGCTAAGTGCCACAGCCTTTGCGAAGATGTGCAATCTTAGATTCATCGAAGTATGTACAAAGTGGAACAAAGTGCTCCTTCCTAAGAACTTTGAGTTTTTTGCACAAGCAGTAAGATATCTTCACTGGGATTATTATCCTCTAGAATCTTTGCCACTAAACTTTTGGCCAAATAATCTTGTTGAACTTCATATGCCTTATAGCAAACTCATACAACTGAGGAATGGAGGAGATAAG TGTACAGCACTCGAGAGTCTTCCAAGCAGCATTGGCAATTTGAAACGTCTTGAAGAACTTGATCTAGTTGAATGTTCAAGACTCGTGACTATTCCAAGCAGCATAGGCGAGTTGAAATGTCTTGAAGAACTTCATCTAGCTGAATGTTCAAGACTCGTGACTATTCCAAGCAGCATAGGCGAGTTGAAATGTCTTGAAAAGTTATTTCTCCGGAATTGCTCAAATTTAGCAAGTCTTCCTGAAAGCATCAAACAACTTTCGAAGTTGAAACTGCTTAATTTAGAAAGTTGCGAGAGACTTAAAAGTTTACCAGGGCTTCCATCATGCTTAAAATTATTAAAAGCAATTGATTGCCACTCTCTGGAATCTGcatcaatttctttcaatttcttagaACATGAAGATGAAAATGAAGAAGCAGATAAAAGTGAATATGAAAATGAAGAAGCACATAAAAGTGAATCTGAAGATTGCaaatttcttgattttagtaATTGCGTCAAATTGAATAAGAAAGTAATGGAGGATGTTTTTGAAGCGCACCTGTTGGGTCAGAAAGTTACATTATTGATGGCAGGAGGTGAAGTGCCAGAAAGGATGAGGTATAAGAATAAAGGATCCTCGCTTTCCTTCAAACTTGACCTTCGTCACTTAATTGCCTTCTCTTTCTGCGTTGTTCTTCGTCCCAGAAGTCGTTTAATCGATTTTGCTGAATTTGAAGTGGATTTCATATGTGAATCTGGAAATAGGCGGGAACGTAATGCGTTCAACTTATTTAGCGATGAGGACATCGCGAATTGGAATGGAGTGTGGGGTCCATCCTATATATAG
- the LOC131172718 gene encoding uncharacterized protein LOC131172718, producing MAESVPTGLKSESIRKLAGRDVASGKDGLPCGSTSFSCFSRDATSNTKGEVDGNSGIKGETDQESVGDLGIYNPPTSSYNYYYPEYNGSFTQLDDHGYFQADVSHMLITSGMQSDNGSLVYYLPGYNPYASGAVVGVDGQSVGQQAYFSSPGYLPHPVFYGSEAMPCYSWDSAYFSDVSNGNTGSQNGKYGSASTFAKSSGFNSMKSNDNTAGKSSKSTNTQAIRPLNKVSALCSDFSAGLSKGYHPVGNLPPFSIQKHGPFPHNCPMNYRQYGRIWNGNDRNKSGDRFYKNSDFETSNELTSGPRGSNKFPSLETAVKEDLGITVQRDQYNKPDFETK from the exons ATGG CTGAATCTGTTCCTACAGGATTGAAGTCGGAGTCCATTAGGAAATTGGCTGGGCGTGATGTG GCTTCTGGAAAAGATGGATTACCATGTGGCTCAACATCATTCAGTTGCTTTTCACGGGATGCTACTTCTAATACCAAAGGTGAAGTAGATGGTAATTCTGGTATCAAAGGGGAGACTGACCAAGAGTCTGTTGGAGACCTTGGTATTTACAATCCACCAACAAGTAGTTACAATTATTACTACCCAG AGTATAATGGATCCTTCACACAATTGGATGATCATGGTTATTTTCAAGCAGATGTATCTCATATG TTGATCACATCAGGGATGCAATCAGACAATGGATCACTAGTCTATTATTTACCTGGCTATAATCCATATGCTTCTGGGGCAGTGGTTGGGGTAGATGGGCAAAGTGTTGGTCAACAAGCATATTTTTCTTCACCTGGATACCTTCCACATCCTGTTTTCTATGGATCAGAAGCCATGCCTTGCTATTCATGGGATTCAGCATATTTTAGTGATGTCTCAAATGGCAATACTGGTTCTCAAAATGGAAAATATGGATCAGCTTCTACTTTTGCCAAGTCCAGTGGGTTTAACTCTATGAAGTCTAATGACAATACTGCTGGCAAATCCTCTAAATCTACAAATACACAAGCAATCAGACCTTTAAACAAG GTGTCTGCATTGTGTTCTGATTTCTCAGCAGGTCTCTCGAAAGGATACCATCCTGTAGGAAATTTGCCTCCTTTTTCTATCCAAAAACATGGTCCATTCCCGCATAATTGTCCTATGAACTATAGACAGTACGGAAGGATATGGAATGGAAATGATAGAAATAAATCTGGAGACAGATTCTATAAAAACAGTgattttgaaacctcaaatgaacTAACTTCTGGTCCTAGGGGCTCTAATAAATTTCCTTCTCTGGAGACTGCTGTCAAGGAAGACTTGGGAATCACTGTACAAAGAGATCAGTATAACAAACCAGATTTTGAAACTAAGTAG